Proteins from one Cryptomeria japonica chromosome 4, Sugi_1.0, whole genome shotgun sequence genomic window:
- the LOC131033146 gene encoding glucose-1-phosphate adenylyltransferase large subunit 1: protein MAQMGSGVLPAFNAAPSSSSSSFFGEKLRLSTKKGILEDQFDVRRGGGGGRGLVKRRHKTRVVSAVVTDISKELLTLQVPKFEKPRADPKSVCAIILGGGAGTRLFPLTRRRAKPAVPIGGGYRLIDVPMSNCINSGINKIFILTQFNSASLNSHLAKTYNFGNGVNFGDGFVEPLAATQTPDGKKWFQGTADAVRQFTWLLEDATKKHIEHVLILSGDHLYRMDYMEFIQRHIDTSADITISCVPMDDSRASDYGLMKIDDRGRVLSFSEKPKGADLRAMEVDTTVLGLSPQEAKLKPYIASMGIYVFRTDILLKLLRWRYPTANDFGSELIPACAKEYNVQAHLYNDYWEDIGTIKSFFDANLALADQPPKFRFYDPMKPIFTSPRFLPPTKIEKCRVLDSIVSHGCFLRECAVEHSIVGIRSRLEYGVDLKDTMMMGADYYETEAEIASSLAEGKVPIGVGQNTKIRNCIIDKNARIGKNAMIVNTDNVEEADRPSEGYYIRSGITVILKNAIIKDDTVI from the exons ATGGCGCAGATGGGTAGTGGGGTTCTTCCCGCATTCAATGctgctccatcttcttcttcttcttctttctttggtGAGAAGCTCAGGCTCTCTACGAAAAAGGGAATTTTGGAAGATCAATTTGATGTCAGGAGAGGAGGAGGCGGCGGACGAGGATTAGTGAAGAGAAGGCACAAGACCAGGGTGGTGTCTGCTGTTGTCACCGACATTTCTAAAGAGCTCTTG ACCTTACAGGTGCCCAAATTTGAAAAACCCCGTGCAGATCCCAAATCAGTATGTGCTATCATATTAGGTGGTGGAGCTGGGACACGCCTTTTTCCTCTTACAAGAAGAAGAGCCAAGCCAGCC GTACCAATCGGAGGAGGTTACCGACTCATTGATGTACCAATGAGCAATTGTATTAACAGTGGTATCAACAAGATATTCATCCTGACCCAATTCAACTCTGCGTCACTCAATAGTCACCTTGCAAAGACATATAACTTTGGAAATGGTGTAAACTTTGGAGATGGATTTGTTGAG CCTCTAGCTGCTACTCAGACACCAGATGGCAAGAAATGGTTCCAGGGCACAGCAGATGCAGTTAGGCAATTTACTTGGCTTCTTGAG GATGCCACAAAAAAACACATAGAACATGTCCTCATTTTGTCTGGCGATCATTTGTATCGTATGGACTACATGGAATTTATACAG AGGCACATTGACACTTCAGCTGATATAACAATCTCCTGTGTCCCAATGGATGACAG TCGCGCATCTGATTATGGATTGATGAAAATTGATGATAGAGGCCGAGTGCTTTCTTTTAGCGAGAAGCCCAAGGGAGCTGATTTGAGGGCAATG GAAGTTGATACGACAGTACTGGGGTTATCTCCCCAGGAAGCTAAGCTGAAGCCCTACATTGCTTCGATGGGCATATATGTCTTCCGGACAGACATTCTTCTTAAGCTTCTCAG GTGGAGATACCCAACTGCAAATGATTTTGGCTCAGAGCTTATCCCTGCATGTGCAAAAGAATACAATGTTCAG GCACATCTATATAATGACTACTGGGAGGACATAGGAACTATTAAGTCCTTTTTTGATGCCAATTTAGCTCTTGCAGATCAG CCTCCGAAGTTCCGATTTTATGATCCCATGAAGCCTATATTCACTTCACCTCGTTTTCTGCCTCCaactaaaattgaaaaatgtcGG GTGTTGGACTCAATAGTATCACATGGGTGTTTTCTCAGGGAGTGTGCTGTAGAGCATTCTATAGTTGGTATCCGTTCACGATTAGAATATGGTGTGGACTTGAAG GATACCATGATGATGGGTGCTGATTATTATGAAACTGAAGCTGAAATTGCATCTTCTTTAGCTGAAGGGAAAGTGCCTATTGGTGTTGGGCAGAACACAAAAATAAG GAATTGCATCATTGACAAAAATGCAAGGATTGGAAAGAATGCGATGATTGTGAACACAGAT AATGTTGAAGAAGCAGACAGACCATCAGAAGGCTATTACATACGTTCTGGTATAACCGTGATATTAAAGAACGCCATCATCAAAGACGACACTGTAATATAA